A single genomic interval of Osmerus eperlanus chromosome 14, fOsmEpe2.1, whole genome shotgun sequence harbors:
- the LOC134033652 gene encoding zinc finger and BTB domain-containing protein 26-like gives MTTVSDVLRLCFHSHGDSVLQKMNVLRDEHRFCDVTLILQGAPKLRFPGHRVVLAASSSFLRDQFLLRLQDGEEELELGAEVVPNSEVGRRLLLSCYTGVLEVPLRELVGYLTAASALQMSQVVERCAQAVSQYLNPTLANLKQEVSSETATPQPDSVRPMDESLGLGYGKGEAGGPGGFQQCLSEDTEYSLQQVHTNNPAPYPIGANRRKQRPPTPCRLKDYRTLSPPESPTHTSGLADSSQGEDQEEGPGEEEYMLAGHMQGGGASPDESYLNLGAGLMGADLGTGPMLGHLSERAYLCRRCDQVFQHLDSYVRHLREHRQYLCLLCGRSFSQKSNLTRHVRVHTGVKPFQCPLCHKTFSQKATLQDHLNLHTGDKPHKCNYCAVHFAHKPGLRRHLKDIHGKSSLQNIFEELVD, from the exons ATGACGACGGTCTCCGACGTCCTCCGGTTGTGTTTCCACAGCCACGGGGACTCTGTCCTCCAGAAGATGAACGTTCTCAGAGATGAGCATAGATTCTGCGATGTCACGCTTATCCTGCAAGGGGCGCCAAAGCTTCGTTTCCCGGGCCACCGTGTGGTGCTAGCAGCCTCGTCCTCCTTTCTCAGAGACCAGTTCCTGCTGCGTTTGCAAGACggggaggaggagttggagctGGGGGCAGAGGTGGTGCCCAACTCTGAG GTGGGTCGTCGGCTGCTGTTGTCCTGCTACACGGGGGTCCTGGAGGTTCCTCTGAGGGAGCTGGTGGGCTACCTAACGGCCGCTAGCGCCCTGCAGATGAGCCAGGTGGTGGAGAGATGTGCCCAAGCCGTGTCCCAGTACCTCAACCCCACCCTGGCCAACCTGAAGCAGGAGGTCAGCTCTGAGACCGCCACCCCCCAGCCGGACAGCGTTAGGCCCATGGATGAAAGCCTGGGGCTGGGCTATGGAAAAGGGGAGGCCGGGGGGCCTGGAGGGTTCCAGCAATGCCTATCGGAAGACACAGAGTACTCCCTTCAGCAGGTCCACACCAACAACCCTGCACCTTACCCTATAGGAGCCAACCGACGTAAGCAGCGCCCGCCCACACCATGTAGGTTGAAAGACTATAGGACGCTGTCCCCGCCAGAAAGTCCGACGCACACCTCAGGATTGGCTGACAGCTCCCAGGGGGAGGATCAGGAAGAGGGGCCCGGAGAGGAAGAGTACATGCTGGCAGGTCACATGCAAGGGGGTGGAGCCTCCCCTGACGAGTCGTATCTCAACCTGGGTGCAGGGCTGATGGGGGCGGACCTGGGGACTGGGCCCATGCTGGGCCACCTATCAGAGAGGGCATATCTGTGCCGCAGATGTGACCAGGTGTTCCAGCACCTGGACAGCTACGTGCGTCACTTGAGGGAGCACCGCCAGTACTTGTGCCTGCTCTGTGGGCGGAGCTTCTCCCAGAAGAGCAACCTGACGCGacatgtgcgtgtgcacacgggCGTCAAACCCTTCCAGTGTCCGCTCTGCCACAAGACCTTCTCCCAG AAGGCTACGCTGCAGGACCACCTGAACCTGCACACGGGGGACAAACCTCACAAGTGTAACTACTGTGCTGTCCACTTCGCCCACAAACCGGGCCTCCGGCGCCATCTGAAGGACATCCATGGGAAGAGCAGCCTGCAGAACATCTTTGAGGAGCTGGTggactga